The DNA segment GCTCTCCGGTGCGGGTGGGGAGCGCCGTCATTCGCGTACGAGGAAAGGCCCCGGCGAAAACGCACCGGGACCTTTCGGGGAAGCGGGTTACTTGTCGGCGTGCTGCTGGTCGGAGCTGGCTCGGAGGCTGCCGGGATGGGCCTTGAGGGACGGGTCCTTGCTGGACTTGATCAGGCTGGCAACCGTGGTGATGATCAGGATGCCGATGATCACGCCCAGCGAGACCGGGGTGCTGACCTCGGGGACGGATTCGCTGATGTCCTTGTGTGCCCAGTGCAGGACCAGCTTGATGCCGATGAAGGCCAGGATGATCGACAGGCCGGTGGAGAGGTAGACGAGCCGGTCGAGCAGACCCTTGACCAGGAAGAACAGGGCTCGCAGGCCGAGCAGGGCGAAGGCGTTCGCGACGAAGACGATGTACGCCTCCTCGGTCACGCCGAACACGGCCGGGATCGAGTCGAGGGCGAAGAGCAGGTCGGTGCCGCCGATGGCCAGCAGGACCAGGAAGAGCGGCGTGAACATCCGCTTGCCGTCGACCTTGGTGATCATCTTGCCCTCGACGTAGTCGTCGGTGATGGGCAGGAAGCGGCGGCCGGCCTTGACCAGGGCGTTGTCGTCGACGCTGGGATCCTCGTCGCGGTGCCGGAAGAGCTGCACCGCGGTGTAGAGCAGGATCAGGCCGAAGATCAGGAACATGAACGAGAACGCGCTGAGCAGGGCGGCGCCGACCGCGATGAAGATGACCCGCAGCACCAGCGCGATGATGATGCCGAACGTCAGCACCTCTTGCTGGTAGCGCTCGGGCACGGCGAAGGTGCCCATGATGATCACGAAGACGAAGAGATTGTCGACCGACAGGCTCTTCTCGACGATGTATCCGGCGAAGTACTCGGTGCCGAAATCCCAACCGGCGATGCTTCCGAAGACGACACCGAACGCGATCGCGACGGCGATATAGAAGATGGACCATCCGGCGGCTTCACGGAAGCCGACGACGTGTGGACGAAGCACCCCGAGAGTCAAATCGAGGGCGAGCAGGGCGACGATGACACCGATGGTGACTGTCCACCCGAGCGCGGAGACCTCAAGCATGTCTCACAGGATCCCCGTTCTTTCTGCGAGCTCGCTGAAAAATCGGTGAGGA comes from the Actinoplanes sp. OR16 genome and includes:
- a CDS encoding TerC/Alx family metal homeostasis membrane protein, translated to MLEVSALGWTVTIGVIVALLALDLTLGVLRPHVVGFREAAGWSIFYIAVAIAFGVVFGSIAGWDFGTEYFAGYIVEKSLSVDNLFVFVIIMGTFAVPERYQQEVLTFGIIIALVLRVIFIAVGAALLSAFSFMFLIFGLILLYTAVQLFRHRDEDPSVDDNALVKAGRRFLPITDDYVEGKMITKVDGKRMFTPLFLVLLAIGGTDLLFALDSIPAVFGVTEEAYIVFVANAFALLGLRALFFLVKGLLDRLVYLSTGLSIILAFIGIKLVLHWAHKDISESVPEVSTPVSLGVIIGILIITTVASLIKSSKDPSLKAHPGSLRASSDQQHADK